ATTCATCAACGATATAAACTCCATCTTAATGTGACCTAATGATTCATTACCTAAAATCCTCGACTAAAGTAAGTCAATAAAGTTATCACAATCGTATACTCAAACGTTTCTTCTAAGAAAAGGCTACGTTGCGCATATACTTCAGCATATACATCTACATGCGCAAGAGAAGATCtcttcgaagaaaaacaagtaaaTACGTGATGGGCATCTTAAATTTCCTgttggagaaaagaaatttaaaataaaataactttattatGTTAGACCGTTCGACATATGCAAATAACTCGAACTACATATTTACACGTAAGTTATTAATTCGCTTGACTCTAATTTATAATcgttaatataattgaaatctCAACACACAAACCtttgatttagaaaatttcattgttatttactatataataaattgattttgttaaatttatactTCAATGTAACGGTACTCATCCAAATATCAGTTTAATGATCGGATATTTTTTGCTCAGATAACATAGTAAATATGGCGGCTAGTAAGTTTACATCTCGCTAAATTCCAAACTAGGTATTTCCCTAGCATAATAATgaagtaatataatttgtacGATAATGTAAACATGGTGAATGTCCTAAATGACTCTGATAGCGAGGATGAATTACCTCCTGGATGGGAAGAAAGGGCTACTGTAGATGGAAATGTTTATTAcgtaaagtaaatatttatttgacaaataataattaagttaatttctatattaattataatagttgATCTTTTAATctcatatatttaattatactaaatttctatactttttatttattgtcatttgaaatatttgatctTTATTTTGTAGTCATTATACGAAAGGTACACAGTGGACACATCCTAGAACTGGACGTAAGAAAATTGTTGAAGGAGGTATTGttatagaaaaaagtatatatacttaaatttatttgttctaattaataataaagtaaagtattataattttttttcatagaattacCATCTGGATGGGAAAGATGTATATCTGATGATGGTAAAGTTCTTTTCGTCGATCACATGAATCGTACTACTACTTATACTGATCCTAGACTAGCTTTTGCCACAGAATATAGAGAAATTTCACAACCAGTAAGGCAAAGGTTTGATGGAAGTAGTACAGCCCTTTCAGTTTTACATGGTCGAGATTTACGTGGTAAATTAGCACTTGTCACTGGTGCTAATACTGGAATAggtatttgatatatatattttttattattttaattttgtttacatGTAAAACAAAACATTAATTGATTTTAGGTTTTGAAACAGCTAGGTCATTAGCTTTACATGGTTGTCATGTTATACTTGCTTGTAGAAATTTCAAAACAGGTGAAGAGGcagtgaaaaaaataagacaagaaaaagaaaatgtaaattgtGAAGTTTTAGAATTAGATTTAACATTGTTACAAAGTGTACGTAATGCTGCAGAAaagtttaaacaaaaatataggtaattatataaaaaatgttcataTATAGATGTCTTCATATCATTTTAACaagtataacattttttaggACTCtccatattttaatattgaatgCTGGTGTTTTTGCGATTCCATATGAACTTACAAAAGATGGTTATGAAACAACATTCCAAGTAAATCatctttcacatttttattttacacttTTATTGGAGCATCCAATACGCAGTTGTCATAATGCAAGAATAGTATTTGTCTCTAGTGAATCGCATAGGtaattttaatgtattataatctttttataaaaatgtaatgtataatttaaaaaattgttattactcCACAGATTTTCTTCAATACAACATGTAGAAGATATACATCCTTTAACTTTATCACCACctagatattattattggcCAATGGGTGCATACAATGATTCAAaactttgtaatatattatttgcacAAGAATTATCTAAACGATGGCCTGCAGTAAGTGTATTTAGCTGTCATCCTGGTAATATGgtttcttcatctttaccTCGTTATTCGTGGGTTTTTCGAATATTGTATGCCATAGTGAGACCTTTCACCAAATCATTGgtacatttaaaattttttattaacttaaaaatttttaataaaaaatattaatttcattatttttctcttttattttagcaACAAGCAGCAAGCACAACAATTTTTTGTGCAACTGCACCAGAATTAGAAGGAGCAACAGgactttattttaataattgttaccGTTGTGATCCCTCCAATTTTGCACTAGATTCTGCATTAGCAAGTAGGCTATGGTCTGTTTCTCAAGATTTGATCATAAAtgttatgaaaaaagataaactttGGCAAGAATTagctttaaaataatttgataaggTATTCcatgaatatatattctaatttcttttattgatatcatatattttaaatgatttaatataaGACTAAAcatgtttttatattcattaaatatacaatattttaactagcataaaattctttcaaatattctgCCTTTGGTTTGAGAATTGCTTTATCTACAGTACTTATAACCCAACCTGGTTCAAGACCATAAAATAATTGTCGTGGGTCTTTACGTTCTGTTAGCATTTCATAATCTGGATCATCTTCAATTTTTGGAAGTACATAACCATATTTTTGagataatattaatcgttCTTGAGAAATTTTTTCAGGGTCTGCTAAATATCCTCTTGATGCTGCATTTGAATAATATTCTAAACAATCCGCAGGTGGTAATAATCTACGGGGTATTGGATCACCTAGATCAcacaaatattttgttattaaatatattattaaaataatataagtacaaaacataattaaataatcaagaaTAACTATACCTCTGGAAAGAAATTGTTCAGTATCATTTAAAGCAAATAAGCAATTTGTATCATAATAGGCTGTAGTAATAACACCACCATTTCTTTCAATTGCAGCAATCACAGGTTCACTTGCCCACTGTACTTCTATATTGACCTTTGCTTTGAATAAATCTGCACCCTTAAAAGAtgctttttaatatcaaatgataataattcttccttaaattaaaaaaaaaaaattaattacctcGTCTGTTAAATGGACTCCAGCATGTTTCCAATTAATTTGAAAGTTATATAATCctgtatttattatagttgCAAGATCAATTGGTTTACTTATATCTATTCTATTTGTATCTATGAACATTTGTAGCTGGTGTAAAGAAAGTGGTGGATACTGTCTTCTTaaactgtaataaaaaaatgcatGATACTAGTtgctttaaatatataatcagagtaaaaataatataaaacattccCATAATAAGAAATGTTCTACTTACTGATGTCCTTTATAATACGGTTCATATTGAAATCTAAGATAAAATGGGTGGTTTCCAGTTTCGTATCCAGGTCTCAGAAAATTTTGTCTTTGACCAGAACCTTTATTTCCTGCACCGTGTTTATCTCCTCCATGTTGACCTCTACCTCTTCTTGACtaattataacataaaaataaatttcaattctattaattatatataaaattgcattttcaatgaatgtttttcaaaattaacaagatataataattagagGTTATATTtgcttctaatttttttcaacatatatttaattttaataataacaacaatatcCAGAATCGTAAAGATCTTAAtctcatttaattatatatttaatgaatctaATACATGCATAagtactaaataaaaaaaaatttcttacagCCTTTTTTGCACCAGGGTTAGGTCGAAGATTTGACAATACTACTCGAGGTAAATTTCTTAACATGGATAATGCTAAATCTCTACCATTTTTTGCCATTTTCtatttaacaaattgttttcttcgtaattattattatctagaGAATTATTCACTCCAAAATATATACTATCGAAACTAGGTTTTACACGGCTagatatatgtttgtatattcCTTATGGTGGGGACACTCTCTCTATTTTGTACTgattaacatatttattatattaccatatttattataaagatatatatatatatatatatatatatatatatgtatgcacatatTACAggatttgtatatttaatttggaaagaataattaataagtacaGTATATAAGTGCATAGTTTAAACaacaatattagaaaaaataaaataaaatgtaatgtttaaaaattatttaacaagatCCAATATTGATTTCGTTGCaacaaatgatttttttaatttttacaattaatttagaattttttaatgtaaaaaaaaaaaatgttttcccCCTAGTGGATTCGATCCACTGTTATTCGAGTAGTCTCAAATTTTTGAATGAAGCCATCCAAACGACGCAGGATCAAATCCCTCTCggatttttttcgaaataaaattttttttcccccaccGAAATTCAAACCCGAGTTGCCAAATCTATAGTCAAGTATGTTAACAGTGTCACCACTTCactcattaaaaattttattcttacagTATAACAGCTTATTGGGTGGTAACCATGGAGAAATGATAAAacagatggaaagaaaaatacgattatATGGAGAGGATAATCTCactatatataacatttataataaatagtatatattaaaaaaagtaggtgaacatttttttctactttattttttatcgataattcaaTTCTACATAAAGAGAACATCGAAGAGAATGGGAAGCCATTTTTCTCCAATCTAACTAACTTTACATGTAgaattaagtaaaaaaattagttcacttgttcaaatgaaaaatgaaaaatgattaacaatattatattatggaattattattgctacaattaaaaaaaatatatatatatatataattagacaAAAGTTCGAATGCATTCGAATAAAAACCTAGTGATCCGTTTACAATACTGCATGTACACGCATTAAAGTCTCTGTAAATCAGTCTTTCATATCATTTATTGTATTCTGTTATTTTAGattgtatttatatcttttatacaaTCAATTATAAAACAATCGATGTTCTCTTTACAAGCAGGTAGCATGTTCAATTGTAATCGACGAttagaaaatatgtaaataatttattgaattttcctTTTAGATAATCGTTTTGATCACATCCTCTTCAcatataataaagatgaaaaataaaaaaaaataaaaaacaattaatgaGAAGTCCATTGTCttgacgaaaaaaattatgcaGGAGGATGACCTTCATTTGTAAATGCAGACGCAGCATCGGTCTACTTCACCGacaaaatattctttgaaatatattaattgatgaCGTAAGTTAGAAACTAAGCAAAGGCAAATCGTTGATAacgtttgtctctcttttcaaaaTAGAAATAGTATAAGAGGAAAACACAAGAAACTCAAGTATGATGGTAGACCCAGTCGTTATTCCTCTAACGGTAAAGACGTGGCTACTGAAAGAGGAAGGAgtgagaaatataaagagagatagatagagatagagatagaaagaaagagaaagaaagagagacagagacagatagaaaaaagagagagagagaaagaaatggaagggAAAGCCAGATCGTCCGGTTTCTTGCGTCCATGATTGGTAGTATCCGTCAGTATACATTCAGCCGTCGTTTGGGACGGCAATAGAACCGGATGACTTGAATAGGATTGTTGTCATTGCTCTTTGATATACCTTTATTCTTATCCTCAACTTCTTGCTTATCTTTTAAAGTTCAAgatataatcaaaattatacttaaaaaatccaaaagaagattttaaaaataccTTAGCACCTTTTAAAGGTGGCATTCGGAAACGCATTACATCAACGGCTGGTGAGtcattctatttatttaacgaaatgACGTTGTCCTCCGAAAGGATTCATGGTTCAGCGCCGGGAATGATCTCGATGGTACAAACTAGGTCTTTGGAAGTGTTGCGTGAAGCCCTCTTGTCGCTGTAACCTGATTAAGCTTGAagattatgtttcttttttatctctatctctttttctttttgtacgaTATCCATAACGagttgatataattaaatattatttttttagttttgaGAGCaacaagattttattttagtaGACTATTTTTGAGTgggaatttttaatatatttcgtatttctattattatttgtttgtaatttaaatgatataatagtatatttaCTTCATGATATAATTgttatgtttaattaattaataattaagaaaatcgTATTAAATTGATGATTTATAAGAATCAAgcttattatcattattattatgttcgGAAATAATTTAAAGCAAATACAAGacagaatagaaaaaatttattcagaAAAGAGACGAccgtatttataatttattccaGTATAtaagctctctctttttctttttctctgtgtatgtatgagaaagcgactattttaaaatatcttgcTTGACACTAACGAAAGTGTCACACAGTAGATAGcagtttctattttattatgttcCTTTATAGCATTGAAaggatttaaattatttattgtatttaagattataaaaacatttgttttttaGGTTATATGggcgataaaatataatttataatttttaacattcttAATGTCTAATCACCCGAATGttgtattatcattattttttacgatcattgtaattttatttacaatgatcataatttattaaatattatatttttatgattcgtATAGTGAAATTGATTGAACTTTGTATATTCGacatatttgttaataatttataaacagGATATAATTAAGTTTCTTCTTAAACATGAAGATTATGCAATCATTCTTGGAAAAATTCAATctcataataataagaaacaattaaaaaatggaaaaaccCCGGTTGAAAAgtattctatgtatatacatttgaatatatgttattacgtacatacatcgtGTGTGCGCACGATTATGATTAATTATCTTGAACATGAcataacgaataattttctatacaaAGACGAATTGTATATAGACAACATTAATATCTgcaataattgaaattaatatgaGCTATGAATTTTTGTGTTTCAGatgtgaaatatttcaataataatggATTGGTTATGTTTATgcagctttctttttttgggaATAATAACCAATATATTAGCTGAATCGTacgtaattaatttcaatagtatatttatttctgatttaatgcatttatttataaataaaataaaaactagaATATTCGAAAATGAGTAATCACAATGAATATTGGCGGGAATCCCCGTTAGATGCCATTGTTAATCTACTATACGCAGTACTACGTTCGTGACTAATGTTTGTGTTGATTTTCATTTGATACAACTTAACGTCGTCACGAGTTTCATCTATCGAATGtcaagtatattatttttttcattagtatTATGTTTTCgagtaattaaataatgtattgCAAATTGAATTCCAAATTAACTAATCTATTTGCTTACTCtgtttatatctttattgcggttctttcatcgttttttatttttactacttttttctatttggaTCCTcataatcagaaaaaaaaatcgtaagtgaatatttattgtttgatCAATAGAAAAGCAACAGGTTGTTAATGAAGTCTAatactataatttttcttttcccctctctatctttctctctctctctctctctctctctctctctctctctctctctctctctctctctctctctctctctctctctctctctctttatacagatacagtataaatattttatatttttaaggtATTATGCTGTTATCGCACCAAGGATAGTACGTCCTGATTCTGAATACCATGTTACAGTAAGCACTGTTGGTATTTCAACACCTTcaagtgtatatatagaattgtTTGGAAATCTTGATAATGGGGATCGTTTTAATGTCTCTCAAACTGTTACTGTAGAACCATATTCTACAAGAATTGTGAGATTAgaggtatatataataaaaagtcgttatgtttctatattatttatacatagcatttttcaattttttatttatatattaacagGTTGGAGATACTTCTCCAGGACGTTATACACTTTTTGCACATAGTTTATCTGGCATAAAATTTGCTAATTCGACAGATGTACAATATGTTCATAAGAGTTATTCTGTTTTTATACAAACAGATCGGGCAATATATAAACCTGGTAATAAAATCATGTTCCGTTGTCTTATATTAGATTCCAGATTAAGACCAAGTCTTACACGTCaagtagatatttatatcacAGTAagtatacttattaatatatataaatggtctaataaaaatattgtactaatagaaattattgatGATTGTTATAGGATGGAGGTGGTAATCGTATTAAACAATGGCAACGACCACAAATAACACGTGGGATCTTTAGCAATGAACTTGAATTATCCATGTCTCCAGTTTTAGGCACTTGGAAGATTATAGTTAATATCAATGATCaaatgtttgaaaaagaatttgaagTTGCTGAGTATGTACTTCCTAAATTTGAAGTAACTATTGATGCACCCAAACATTCAACTTTTAAAGAATCAAAAATTACTGCTACAGTTCGTGCAAAGTAAGTACTAAACTATTGTAAATagtaatcaaaataaataaacgaactaaaaataaattatacaacaatataatcgaaatatatttgtgatcatatatgataatatatattctttagaTATACTTATGGAAAGCCTGTCAAAGGAGAAGCAACTATAACTGCTtatccaaatattttttcggGAGTTATTCAACCAATTTTTCAACAACCTGTAAGAAAAGTTATGCCTATTGATGGAAAAATTACTGTAGATTTTGATATTGTTACAGAGCTcaggtatattaaaaaaaaaaattataactattcaaattatattttatgtgtatatatattaatatataaattatatagtttatattataaaaaaacacttatatatatatacactatagcttttttttatattttttgataacaCAGACTTACAGATGAGAATGAAAGACCTATTAGAATTGAAGCTACAGTCGAAGAAGAATTAACAGGTAGAAGACAAAATGTTTCAGTTGAAATAACACTccataaacataaatatactatggaattaataaaaacatctGAATATTATAAGCCAGGATTAAAATATACAGCATTtgtaagtaaaattttttatattatatatattaatttataaattatatatatcataattattttcagattAAATTGGCCTATCATGATGGCGCCCCCGTTCAAGATACAAAAAATCCTGTTCTAATAGCTTATGGATACACTTATAATCAATCAGCTTTCTCCAATATTACACGTTTTCTAGATGAACATGGCATGATACAATTAGATTTTTATCCACCTATGGCTAAAGATGATATTTCTGTTCCACTTAATATTGAGGTACGAAGATAAGTAGCATATAagcaatttttcaaattaataattaataataattaataaattattgattttaattactttcttaggcacaatatttaaatttacatgAGTGGTTTTCCAGTACAAATCAAGCCATGTCACGTAgtaatgaatatatacaaGCCATTTTAAAAACCGAAAATCCTATGGTAAATCGCGACATTGAGATCGAAGTTAATTCCACAACTCCGCTTAAATATCTAAGTTACGAAGTGCTTGGTCGTGGTGATATTTTAGATGCAGGTTCTGTATATGGACAAgataaacataatataaaatttaagtaAGTGAATGGTATAACATTCACGTGCAAACTtctctataaataattcataattcataatatataaatttcagaTTTTTGGCCACATATGTTATGGCACCCACAGCACAtgtaattgtatattatattcgagATGATGGGGAAGTTATTGCAGATGCGTTAGATGTGGAACTCGAAGGAGCACTACAAAATTTTGTATGTGGTTTATTATctcattattaatatgtaattatgatttgtaatataataataaaatattaatttttttttgggaTTAAGGTTGACATTAAAGTGACACCAGAAGAAGTCGAACCAGGGAAGGATGTCAGTTTGACAATTTCTTCAAAACCAAATTCATATTTAGGAATATTAGGTGTTGATCAACGATCTCTTCTGTTAAAATCAGGAAATGATATTtcttatgtatgtaatatgtttaataaacaataaactaaaatatgtacatgaatacatatttaatatattttacaggagcaagtggaaaaagaattaaaatcatatgATTCGATTCAAGAATCTCCATATTCAGATTTCGATTTTCATCGTTCATTCTGGAGACCTGGATCAGGTACAGCTGATGATGTATTTCAGGTAAATATCAACTgtagttaatattttatatcatacttTCTcccatatatttaaaaatttgaaaataaaatttatttactagAAAACTGGTGCTGCAATTCTTACAAATGGATatctttttgaatatttattaccaagtaagtatatttattcatcttacataattaaattaaaaaataatttgtatatttatttaacataattatatctgTAACATTGGTACATATAATGTAGTATAGTTAGATTATACTTATCTTTAATTTAACTtgaatcaattatatttattattactcctTAAATCTCTAGTGAGCtgaatatttgttattatgcttatttattacgttaatcctaattatttaacaatgcTTGTATGTGCATAGTATACTACAGAGCTAGCATGGCAGCAATGGATTTAAATGTTCCTGCTCTTCCTACAAGCCTACATTTCAACCAAGCTACATTTTCAACCAAGAAGGTCACTGTTCGTAAGAATTTCCCTGAAACTTGGCTTTGGGAAATGATTGATGCTGGGTAATgccaattaattaataaattatgatacacttattttttattttagtttataaaaatttacaattttgcAATATGCACAGATactatttcatttcattcatttataataatcataattattagttACAAATACTGCTAGTctgcaaatataaaattgctTTCTAATGCTTGGTGAGGATGAACTTACTTctattaacaattttcataaaaaggTATTATTAATTGCTTGTGCTAACTCGCTAATTGAATTTTAGCTCTGGATTGCTatgaatgattaaataaaattattttttataacaaatatatatataacatgttttatacatgtatctatcctgcaattaaaaatattatttctaacagatttaataatttatgaaaaaatataattttttatttaaatttatttttttttataaaatgtcatagaataaaaatatacaaaatctaattcttttgatatagaattatgtatattgacattgaaattattttacagcCATGTGAACATTGTGTAACATTCATGTTATCTGTTATATAATCATCTTGAATACATATAGTTAAATTACAGGATACCCAGGGAATTGGGAAGGTAGGCTAGAAGGCTCGTCTCATGGAGCGTCTACGTTTCGACCAGATCTTGGTCCACCCGTAACGCTCAGATTAGCAACAAGGCCACCATTGGCAGGTCCTTATGCCTTCTCTCGCATCCCACCTCCTGTTTGGAATAAGCCCCGTGTATTCCTTATGCATGACATCTTAAACACCTGGCTTTTCACAAATTTCTCTTCAGGgtatttatttgtatcttgtatatttctatgtatgtgCATGCTCGTGTATATTTCATCTATATCAAACTtatagacacacatacatatttttctgtaaataatattcttttatgttATACACAGTAAATCTCgtctttatgtatatgtaaagaaCGCAGGAAGAAAGGAACTGAAGCTgcttaaatttatttgtagtATTGCCACTATCAATGTAATTAGAgctatagttatttattaatttttcacacTCTCATCAAAAAAGTTTACacacatattttatacaaatgaaaatttataaactcTCGCACACAACATAACTTACCACAGATTATGTTGGTATttcaaatattgaatttttataaaggaaaaaacaaacaaaggtttttctaatttttaggGTCAAAGGAGAAACAGAGTTTCGACGTGTCGTACCAGACTCCATAACATCATGGGTGCTTACAGCATTCTCTTTAAGTGATGTACATGGATTAGGTCTCATTAAAGAACCAAGAAaggttattatatattatatatattctgctatattatattaaaatagtttatataataatttaatatatataataatatgataaatattattttagctAAAAGTTTTTAgacccttttttatttctatggaTTTGCCTTATTCTGTAATAAGAGGAGAGATCGTAGCAATTCAAATTGTGGTATTTAATTACATGAATAAAAATGTGGTATCTGATGTCCTATTAGAGAATACTGGACAATTTGAATTTGCGGAAATTTCCAACGAAGTCCATGACACACCAagtaaattcattaataaaattttctttatttaagtAGTTGAACAATATCatgtataatacaaatatgttttctttatatagaattagaattatatcgcaagaagaaagtagaaattaAAGCCAATTCTGGTGCAAGTGTATCTTTTATGATTATTCCAAGAGAATTAGGGTATATAACAATCAAAGCTACAGCCCATAGTCCATTAGCAGGGGATAGTGTTGAGCACAAATTACTTGTAAAGGtaactcttttttattaataaaaaaaaaaataatttcaataatgcaatatatatacatgtaacatGTTCTTCACATATTTTAGTCTGAGGGTGAAACACAATATGCAAATAAGGCAATATTTCTAGATTTAAGAAATACAAGAAATATACAAACGAATATTACAATTGAGATGCCTAGAAATATAGTAGTAGATTCAGAACATATTGTAATATCTGCAGTaggtaataatattcatacattttatattttttattgtaattatttattaagatttttttttgttataattataaattttgaaatattaattttttaggtGATATCCTGGGTCCTAGTATACCTAATTTAGcaaatttgattaaaatgCCATTTGGATGCGGCGAACAAAATATGTTGAATTTTGTGcctaatattgttatattaaattatctcAAGGTaatctaattaaattaatatttttttctatagactTGTGCGTAtaactttgaaataattttagagCACGAATCAATTAAAACAAGCAATACAGGCTAAagcattgaaatatttagaaattggTTATCA
This DNA window, taken from Vespula vulgaris chromosome 19, iyVesVulg1.1, whole genome shotgun sequence, encodes the following:
- the LOC127070837 gene encoding CD109 antigen-like isoform X3, with the translated sequence MYCKLNSKLTNLFAYSVYIFIAVLSSFFIFTTFFYLDPHNQKKKSYYAVIAPRIVRPDSEYHVTVSTVGISTPSSVYIELFGNLDNGDRFNVSQTVTVEPYSTRIVRLEVGDTSPGRYTLFAHSLSGIKFANSTDVQYVHKSYSVFIQTDRAIYKPGNKIMFRCLILDSRLRPSLTRQVDIYITDGGGNRIKQWQRPQITRGIFSNELELSMSPVLGTWKIIVNINDQMFEKEFEVAEYVLPKFEVTIDAPKHSTFKESKITATVRAKYTYGKPVKGEATITAYPNIFSGVIQPIFQQPVRKVMPIDGKITVDFDIVTELRLTDENERPIRIEATVEEELTGRRQNVSVEITLHKHKYTMELIKTSEYYKPGLKYTAFIKLAYHDGAPVQDTKNPVLIAYGYTYNQSAFSNITRFLDEHGMIQLDFYPPMAKDDISVPLNIEAQYLNLHEWFSSTNQAMSRSNEYIQAILKTENPMVNRDIEIEVNSTTPLKYLSYEVLGRGDILDAGSVYGQDKHNIKFKFLATYVMAPTAHVIVYYIRDDGEVIADALDVELEGALQNFVDIKVTPEEVEPGKDVSLTISSKPNSYLGILGVDQRSLLLKSGNDISYEQVEKELKSYDSIQESPYSDFDFHRSFWRPGSGTADDVFQKTGAAILTNGYLFEYLLPIYYRASMAAMDLNVPALPTSLHFNQATFSTKKVTVRKNFPETWLWEMIDAGVKGETEFRRVVPDSITSWVLTAFSLSDVHGLGLIKEPRKLKVFRPFFISMDLPYSVIRGEIVAIQIVVFNYMNKNVVSDVLLENTGQFEFAEISNEVHDTPKLELYRKKKVEIKANSGASVSFMIIPRELGYITIKATAHSPLAGDSVEHKLLVKSEGETQYANKAIFLDLRNTRNIQTNITIEMPRNIVVDSEHIVISAVGDILGPSIPNLANLIKMPFGCGEQNMLNFVPNIVILNYLKSTNQLKQAIQAKALKYLEIGYQQELTYKHDDGSFSAFGMSDSNGSTWLTAFVAKSFRQATEYITIDNKVIDEALQWLSNNQAENGSFPEVGRVSHRDMQGGAAKGLALTAFTLIAFLENPNAIEKYRNNINKGVDYIVRNMDELDDPYALSICTYVLNLAKHPYETNAFYALQSKALTADDIKWWSKPIAKDDKNPWHSLPRSVDVEMTSYALLTYLRRNLIAESIPLMKWLVKQRNSEGGFASTQDTVIGIYALAQLGEKLMVKDNSVFVTLAYEGGQNQLSINSRNSMILQKQILPKKTRFVNIIANGNGFAIVQVSYEYNLNVTGAWPLFTLDPQVDRNSNANHLQLSICSGFVPTKEANESNMAVMEISLPSGFTVDRDSLPSLEVSQNVKRVETKNGDTMVVLYFDKMVIHEYCPTVSAYRTHKVAKQKPVPVSIYDYYDSSRRARVFYEPRVASLCDICEDEECENVCLSQPDKRKDNASASVGPSFCIDAYVKFLLVLFSVALYKYL